From a region of the Mycobacteroides saopaulense genome:
- a CDS encoding maleylpyruvate isomerase family mycothiol-dependent enzyme yields the protein MTVTIVAKQPLVAALAAEWAALDELGATLTDDQWAAPSVLPGWTVKDVIAHVVGTERLLSGDPIPSTDEAVAGLAHVHNPVGVLNERWLTYYRKLPPVAVMNDLRTVTSARLAVLEGLTQEQFNAETATPVGPESYGRFMQIRDFDCWMHELDVRDSLGLPAPTDPVTATPALTELTNALPFLVGKRAGAPQGSRIRFVLTGIGAQTVNIEIPDRARIVSSLSDVPHVTLTTDTCEFARHLGGRASANRDGFTLDGDPDLGWKIIANLRFTM from the coding sequence ATGACCGTCACGATCGTCGCCAAGCAGCCCCTCGTCGCCGCCTTGGCGGCCGAATGGGCAGCGCTGGACGAGTTGGGCGCCACCCTGACCGACGACCAATGGGCCGCACCATCGGTGCTTCCGGGATGGACCGTCAAGGATGTGATCGCGCATGTGGTGGGCACCGAACGTCTGCTCTCGGGCGACCCGATCCCCAGCACCGACGAGGCCGTCGCCGGTCTTGCGCACGTGCACAATCCCGTCGGCGTCCTCAACGAACGGTGGCTCACCTACTACCGCAAGCTGCCGCCGGTCGCGGTGATGAACGACTTGCGCACCGTGACCAGTGCCCGGCTGGCCGTCCTCGAAGGCCTGACCCAGGAACAGTTCAACGCCGAGACCGCCACCCCTGTGGGGCCGGAAAGCTACGGCAGATTTATGCAGATTCGCGATTTCGACTGCTGGATGCACGAATTGGATGTGCGCGACAGCCTCGGTCTGCCGGCGCCGACGGATCCGGTGACCGCGACGCCCGCGCTCACCGAGCTAACCAACGCACTGCCCTTCCTCGTCGGCAAGCGCGCCGGCGCACCGCAAGGCAGCCGGATCCGCTTTGTTCTCACCGGAATTGGCGCACAAACCGTCAACATCGAGATTCCCGACCGAGCCCGTATCGTCTCATCGCTCTCCGATGTGCCGCACGTGACGCTCACCACCGACACCTGCGAGTTCGCCCGCCATCTGGGTGGACGGGCCAGTGCGAACCGCGATGGATTCACGCTCGACGGCGACCCCGACCTGGGATGGAAGATCATCGCCAACCTGCGCTTCACGATGTAG
- the purQ gene encoding phosphoribosylformylglycinamidine synthase subunit PurQ — protein sequence MSARIGVITFPGTLDDVDAARAVRLSGAEAVSLWHDDADLKSVDAVIVPGGFSYGDYLRAGAIARFAPVMRSVVDAAAQGLPILGICNGFQVLCEAGLLPGALTRNAGLHFVCRDVWLGVDANSTAWSSRYEQGADILVPLKSGEGRYVASDEVLDELEGEGRVVFRYRENPNGSMRDIAGIASANGRVVGLMPHPEHATEPLTGPSDDGLGIFYSALDAVLTA from the coding sequence GTGAGCGCCCGCATCGGTGTCATCACCTTCCCCGGCACCCTCGATGACGTGGACGCCGCGCGGGCGGTGCGGCTCTCCGGTGCCGAGGCGGTCTCGCTGTGGCATGACGATGCCGACCTGAAGTCCGTCGACGCGGTGATCGTTCCGGGTGGTTTCTCCTATGGTGACTACTTGCGCGCCGGGGCCATCGCACGGTTCGCCCCCGTGATGCGCTCGGTGGTCGACGCCGCCGCACAGGGACTGCCAATCCTGGGTATTTGCAATGGTTTCCAGGTGTTGTGCGAGGCCGGGCTGTTGCCGGGCGCCCTGACGCGCAACGCCGGTCTGCACTTCGTGTGCCGCGATGTGTGGCTGGGCGTCGACGCCAACAGCACCGCGTGGTCGTCTCGATACGAGCAGGGCGCCGACATCCTGGTGCCGCTGAAATCCGGTGAGGGTCGCTATGTGGCCTCCGACGAGGTGCTCGACGAGCTTGAGGGCGAGGGGCGGGTGGTCTTCCGCTACCGGGAGAACCCGAACGGCTCGATGCGCGACATCGCCGGCATCGCCTCGGCCAACGGCCGCGTCGTGGGGCTCATGCCGCACCCGGAGCACGCGACGGAGCCGCTGACCGGGCCCAGCGACGACGGGCTCGGCATCTTCTACTCGGCGCTCGACGCCGTGCTCACTGCCTAA
- a CDS encoding sterol carrier family protein, with amino-acid sequence MPARVPDAASTRAAVLAVAEWLRDPQVGEPPRGALADAVRFTARTLAADAPGASVEVRVPPFVAVQCIPGPRHTRGTPPNVVETTPRTWLLLATGLLTLDQATAERAVTVSGSRAGEIADWLPLVPLH; translated from the coding sequence ATGCCAGCTCGCGTCCCCGATGCCGCATCGACCCGAGCGGCTGTGCTCGCGGTGGCCGAGTGGTTGCGCGACCCGCAGGTCGGGGAGCCGCCGCGCGGCGCCCTTGCCGATGCCGTCCGGTTCACCGCACGCACTCTTGCCGCTGATGCGCCCGGAGCCTCCGTGGAAGTACGGGTCCCTCCATTCGTTGCGGTGCAATGCATCCCGGGGCCACGCCACACGCGCGGAACCCCACCAAATGTCGTGGAGACCACGCCGCGCACCTGGCTGCTGCTGGCGACGGGGCTGCTGACCCTGGATCAAGCCACTGCCGAGCGCGCCGTCACCGTATCCGGATCACGTGCCGGCGAGATCGCCGACTGGCTGCCACTGGTGCCGCTGCACTAG
- the purS gene encoding phosphoribosylformylglycinamidine synthase subunit PurS — protein MARVVVNVMPKPEILDPQGQAIVGALSRLGYANVADVRQGKRFELEFDGDISDDALESIAEALLANTVIEDWEVVRES, from the coding sequence GTGGCCCGAGTCGTCGTAAACGTCATGCCGAAACCCGAGATCCTGGACCCGCAGGGACAAGCCATCGTGGGCGCGCTATCCCGCCTCGGCTATGCCAATGTGGCAGACGTCCGACAGGGCAAGCGCTTTGAACTTGAGTTCGACGGCGATATCTCCGACGACGCGTTGGAGTCGATCGCCGAAGCCCTGCTCGCCAACACCGTCATCGAGGACTGGGAAGTGGTGCGCGAGTCGTGA
- a CDS encoding family 1 encapsulin nanocompartment shell protein, translated as MNNLYRELAPITDEAWAEIETEASRTFKRHIAGRRVVDVSEPGGPTSAAVSTGHLVDVAAPAEGVQAHLRESKPLVRLRVPFTISRSAIDDVERGSQDSDWDPVKEAAKKLAFAEDRAIFEGYPAASIVGIRESSSNPELKLPADVREYPDIVAQALSELRLAGVDGPYSVLLSAEEYTKVSEASDRGYPIREHLRRLVTGEILWAPAIDGAFVLSCRGGDFDLQLGTDVTIGYLSHDADSVQLYLQETLTFLSYTAEASVALLP; from the coding sequence ATGAACAACCTGTACCGCGAACTCGCCCCCATCACGGACGAGGCATGGGCAGAGATCGAAACCGAGGCCAGCCGAACATTCAAGCGCCATATCGCAGGCCGCCGGGTCGTCGACGTCAGCGAGCCGGGCGGTCCCACCAGCGCGGCGGTGAGCACCGGGCACCTGGTGGACGTGGCGGCGCCCGCCGAAGGCGTGCAGGCCCACCTGCGAGAAAGTAAACCGCTTGTGCGGCTGCGGGTTCCGTTCACCATCAGCCGTTCGGCCATCGACGATGTGGAGCGCGGCTCGCAGGACTCCGACTGGGATCCGGTCAAGGAGGCCGCCAAGAAGCTGGCCTTCGCCGAAGACCGCGCGATCTTCGAGGGCTACCCCGCCGCGTCGATCGTCGGCATCCGGGAGTCCAGCTCCAACCCCGAACTCAAGCTGCCCGCCGATGTCCGCGAGTATCCCGACATCGTCGCGCAGGCGCTCTCTGAGCTGCGACTGGCCGGTGTCGACGGCCCGTATTCGGTGCTGCTGTCGGCCGAGGAGTACACCAAGGTCAGCGAGGCCTCCGATCGCGGGTACCCGATCCGAGAGCACCTCCGCCGGCTCGTCACCGGGGAGATCCTCTGGGCACCGGCGATCGATGGCGCGTTCGTGCTGAGCTGCCGCGGCGGCGACTTCGACCTGCAACTGGGCACCGATGTCACGATCGGCTACCTGTCCCATGACGCCGACAGCGTGCAGCTGTACCTGCAGGAGACCTTGACGTTCCTGAGCTACACCGCCGAGGCGTCGGTCGCGCTGCTGCCCTAG
- the purL gene encoding phosphoribosylformylglycinamidine synthase subunit PurL, translating into MTSRVDTVDNAAATPDHPQPFAELGLKDDEYARIREILGRRPTDAELAMYSVMWSEHCSYKSSKVHLRYFGQTTTEEMRSAMLAGIGENAGVVDIGDGWAVTFKVESHNHPSYVEPYQGAATGVGGIVRDIMAMGARPIAVMDQLRFGAADAPDTRRVFDGVVRGIGGYGNSLGLPNIGGETVFDASYAGNPLVNALCAGVLRKEDLHLAFASGAGNKIILFGARTGLDGIGGVSVLASETFGGDEADGASRKKLPSVQVGDPFTEKVLIECCLELYAAHLVVGIQDLGGAGLSCATSELASAGDGGMHIDLDKVPLRATGMTPAEVLSSESQERMCAVVTPENVDAFMAVCRKWDVLATVIGEVTDGERLRITWHGETVVDVPPRTVAHEGPVYQRPVARPDTQDALIADSAAGLARPATAGELRQTLLDMIGSPHLCSRAFITEQYDRYVRGNTVLAEHADSGVIRVDEQTGRGIALATDASGRYTVLDPYNGAQLALAEAYRNVAASGATPVAVTNCLNFGSPEDPGVMWQFSEAVRGLADGCVTLGIPVTGGNVSFYNQTGTTPILPTPVVGVLGVIDDVNRRIPTGFGAEPGETLILLGDTADEFDGSIWAQVAHDHLGGTPPKVDLAREQLLAQVLTAASRDGLVSAAHDLSEGGLIQAVVESALAGETGCRILLPEGADPFVALFSESAGRVLVAVPRTEESRFMSMCEARQLPAVRIGVVDQGSDSVEVQGQFSVTLAELREVHEGVLPGLFG; encoded by the coding sequence GTGACTTCACGGGTTGACACGGTCGATAACGCAGCAGCCACCCCCGATCACCCGCAGCCATTCGCTGAACTTGGGCTGAAGGACGACGAGTACGCCCGCATCCGCGAGATTCTTGGCCGCCGTCCCACGGACGCCGAGTTGGCCATGTACTCGGTGATGTGGAGCGAACACTGCTCGTACAAATCCTCCAAGGTGCACCTGCGCTACTTCGGGCAGACCACCACCGAGGAGATGCGCTCGGCGATGCTCGCCGGGATCGGCGAGAACGCCGGTGTGGTGGACATCGGCGATGGCTGGGCGGTCACCTTCAAGGTCGAGTCGCACAACCACCCGTCGTATGTCGAGCCCTACCAGGGCGCCGCGACCGGTGTGGGCGGCATCGTCCGCGACATCATGGCCATGGGCGCCCGCCCGATCGCCGTCATGGATCAGCTGCGCTTCGGTGCGGCCGACGCTCCCGACACCCGCCGCGTCTTCGACGGCGTGGTGCGCGGCATCGGCGGCTACGGAAACTCGCTGGGCCTGCCGAACATCGGCGGCGAGACGGTGTTCGATGCCTCGTACGCGGGTAATCCGTTGGTGAACGCGCTGTGTGCCGGTGTGTTGCGCAAGGAAGATCTGCATCTTGCCTTCGCTTCCGGCGCAGGCAACAAGATCATCTTGTTCGGCGCGCGCACCGGGCTCGACGGCATCGGCGGCGTTTCGGTGCTGGCCTCGGAGACCTTCGGCGGCGACGAGGCCGACGGAGCCTCGCGCAAGAAACTTCCCAGCGTCCAGGTGGGTGACCCGTTCACCGAGAAGGTGCTCATCGAGTGCTGCCTTGAGCTGTACGCGGCGCATCTGGTCGTCGGTATCCAGGACCTCGGTGGTGCCGGACTGTCTTGCGCTACATCGGAACTGGCATCGGCCGGAGACGGCGGCATGCACATCGACCTGGACAAGGTGCCGCTGCGCGCCACCGGTATGACCCCGGCCGAGGTGCTCTCCAGCGAGTCGCAGGAGCGCATGTGCGCGGTGGTGACCCCGGAGAACGTGGACGCCTTCATGGCGGTGTGCCGCAAGTGGGACGTGCTGGCCACCGTCATCGGTGAGGTCACCGACGGTGAGCGACTGCGGATCACCTGGCACGGCGAGACGGTGGTCGACGTGCCGCCGCGGACCGTCGCCCACGAGGGTCCCGTCTACCAGCGTCCGGTGGCTCGTCCCGACACCCAGGACGCGTTGATCGCCGACAGTGCAGCCGGTTTGGCGCGCCCGGCCACCGCCGGGGAACTGCGGCAGACGTTGCTCGACATGATCGGCAGCCCGCATTTGTGCAGCCGTGCCTTCATCACCGAGCAGTACGACCGATATGTGCGTGGAAACACCGTGCTTGCCGAGCATGCCGACTCCGGCGTGATCCGGGTGGATGAGCAGACCGGTCGTGGAATCGCTTTGGCTACCGATGCTTCCGGTAGATACACGGTGCTCGACCCCTACAACGGCGCCCAGCTGGCGCTCGCGGAGGCGTACCGCAATGTGGCGGCCTCCGGTGCTACCCCGGTCGCGGTGACCAACTGCCTGAACTTCGGCTCACCGGAGGACCCGGGCGTCATGTGGCAGTTCTCCGAGGCCGTCCGCGGCCTCGCCGATGGCTGTGTGACACTGGGCATCCCGGTCACAGGGGGCAATGTCAGCTTCTACAACCAGACCGGTACCACCCCCATTCTGCCCACCCCGGTGGTCGGGGTGCTGGGTGTGATCGACGACGTGAACCGGCGCATCCCCACGGGATTCGGGGCCGAGCCCGGGGAAACGCTGATTCTGCTCGGTGACACCGCCGACGAATTCGACGGTTCCATCTGGGCGCAGGTGGCGCACGATCACCTGGGCGGTACACCGCCGAAGGTCGACCTGGCCCGCGAGCAGCTACTGGCACAGGTCCTCACCGCCGCATCGCGTGACGGGCTGGTGTCCGCCGCTCACGACCTGTCCGAGGGTGGACTCATCCAGGCCGTCGTCGAATCGGCGCTGGCCGGTGAAACCGGTTGCCGCATCCTGCTTCCCGAGGGAGCGGATCCCTTCGTGGCGTTGTTCTCCGAATCCGCCGGGCGCGTGCTGGTCGCGGTCCCGCGCACCGAGGAGAGCAGGTTCATGTCGATGTGCGAGGCGCGGCAGCTCCCGGCCGTGCGTATCGGCGTTGTCGATCAGGGTTCGGATTCCGTTGAGGTGCAGGGACAGTTCTCGGTCACCCTGGCGGAGCTGCGCGAGGTTCACGAAGGTGTGCTGCCCGGATTGTTCGGATGA
- a CDS encoding alpha/beta hydrolase: MSETPGVPVTTSTVDPDDWIGRSWLAFQELEEHFENRHPLVAWAWNLLRLDFCGIAFGALFFCLSLTPSLMPRTWLFQGLIGGATAAIGYGIGVALSKLVLRFWLRQQKWWPLRDRVMVTAKLGVVVLGAVCSLAMIVPAARWQRQIAALMDTQGPTTMEYSKAFLVSIAVGALFISVARILRDLVRLLARFLIRRLRLSQEVSLLIGTAIVAVLTIMLFNGVLVRGFFSAANASFGPHNDTTRAGVEQPIQPERSGSPASLASWESLGYEGRNFVSGGLHADELTKVNGRQAKEPIRVYAGLETADTAEERVDILVRELERTKAFERKALIIVPTTGTGWVTPAAARGIELMYNGDTAIVATQYSFLPSWISFLADKKKALASGRLLVDTVQKRWAQQPVGHRPKLLIYGESLGSFAGQGAFDGLGDIRAAGVDGVLWTGPPNFSQIWNELVSKRDRGTLEALPVYDSGFTARFAIGPDIDALAKPPWQNPRVLFVQHPSDPVTWWSTDLLFSEPDWLKEAPVGDRSAAMRWYPIVTFWQVAADLANAVGVPDGHGHNYGISSVNGWAAIAPPDGWTPQDTERIRKALDDTASLDGPDT; this comes from the coding sequence ATGAGCGAGACTCCTGGAGTCCCTGTCACGACAAGCACCGTCGATCCCGATGACTGGATCGGCCGCAGTTGGCTGGCATTCCAGGAGCTCGAGGAGCATTTCGAGAATCGGCACCCCTTGGTGGCCTGGGCGTGGAATCTGCTGCGGCTGGATTTCTGCGGAATCGCCTTCGGCGCCTTGTTCTTCTGCCTGTCGCTGACGCCGTCGCTGATGCCGCGCACCTGGTTGTTCCAGGGGCTGATCGGCGGCGCGACCGCGGCGATCGGTTACGGCATCGGTGTCGCGCTGTCCAAGCTGGTGTTGCGTTTCTGGCTGCGCCAGCAGAAATGGTGGCCGCTGCGCGATCGCGTGATGGTGACCGCCAAGCTCGGAGTGGTGGTACTCGGGGCGGTGTGCTCGCTGGCCATGATCGTGCCCGCCGCCCGCTGGCAGCGTCAGATCGCGGCGCTCATGGACACGCAAGGGCCGACGACGATGGAGTACTCAAAGGCCTTCCTCGTCTCGATTGCCGTAGGGGCGCTGTTTATTTCGGTGGCCCGGATACTGCGTGACCTGGTTCGGCTACTGGCGCGATTCCTGATCCGTCGTCTGCGCCTGAGCCAGGAAGTGTCACTGCTCATCGGCACCGCCATCGTGGCCGTGTTGACGATCATGTTGTTCAACGGTGTGTTGGTACGCGGGTTCTTCTCCGCCGCGAATGCCTCATTCGGCCCGCATAACGACACCACGCGGGCCGGGGTGGAGCAGCCCATCCAACCCGAGCGTTCGGGGAGTCCGGCCTCGCTGGCCTCATGGGAAAGCCTCGGCTACGAGGGGCGCAATTTCGTTTCCGGGGGCTTGCATGCCGACGAGCTGACCAAGGTGAACGGTCGCCAGGCCAAGGAACCCATTCGCGTGTACGCGGGGCTGGAGACGGCCGATACCGCCGAGGAGCGTGTCGACATCCTGGTGCGGGAATTGGAGCGCACCAAGGCTTTCGAGCGTAAGGCGCTGATCATCGTCCCGACTACCGGTACCGGTTGGGTGACACCTGCCGCCGCCCGCGGCATCGAGCTGATGTACAACGGGGACACCGCGATCGTCGCCACCCAGTACTCGTTCCTGCCCAGCTGGATCTCGTTCCTGGCCGACAAGAAGAAGGCACTGGCCTCGGGCAGGTTGTTGGTCGACACCGTCCAGAAGCGTTGGGCACAACAGCCGGTGGGTCACCGGCCCAAGTTGCTGATCTACGGCGAAAGTCTGGGCTCCTTTGCGGGACAAGGCGCATTCGACGGTCTGGGTGATATTCGCGCGGCGGGGGTCGACGGGGTGTTGTGGACCGGTCCGCCGAACTTCAGTCAGATCTGGAACGAGCTGGTGTCCAAGCGTGATCGGGGCACGCTAGAAGCGCTCCCAGTGTACGACAGCGGATTCACGGCCCGTTTCGCGATAGGTCCCGACATCGATGCGCTGGCCAAACCGCCATGGCAGAACCCGAGGGTGTTGTTCGTGCAGCATCCGTCGGACCCCGTGACCTGGTGGTCCACCGATCTGCTGTTCAGCGAACCGGATTGGCTCAAGGAGGCGCCGGTGGGCGATCGGTCCGCGGCCATGCGCTGGTATCCGATCGTCACCTTCTGGCAAGTGGCCGCCGACCTGGCCAACGCCGTCGGGGTGCCCGATGGGCACGGCCATAACTACGGCATCTCGTCGGTCAACGGTTGGGCCGCCATCGCCCCGCCGGATGGCTGGACCCCACAGGACACCGAACGCATCCGGAAGGCTCTGGACGACACCGCGTCGCTCGACGGCCCCGACACGTGA
- a CDS encoding M18 family aminopeptidase has translation MTATATGLCQFIDASPSPFHAVDTVAQRLRREGFTELFEAQRWPGHSGDYFTVRSGSIVAWRGGDADAFRVIGAHTDSPNLRVKANADRVQAGWPMVALEPYGGAWVQTWLDRDLGLSGRVLVRDGDAVRSTLIRIDQPILRVPNLAIHMVSAEERKKWVIDPQWHVNSVWSGEHGFAEYIAEQLGVAPADVLGRDLMAHDLTAAALIGPDESLVSAPRLDNQASCYAGLEAFLAAESSSTTVLALFDHEEIGSVSDHGAHSDLLSTVLERIVLSSNGTREDFLRHAAASLMVSADMAHATHPNYPDRHEPGHQIAVNAGPVIKIHPNVRYATDGRGTATFALACERAGVPFQRYEHRADMQCGSTIGPFAASHTGMVTVDVGAATLAMHSIRELMGAHDVPMYSDALQAFLELPATS, from the coding sequence GTGACCGCGACCGCTACAGGGCTGTGCCAATTCATCGACGCCTCGCCGTCTCCGTTCCACGCCGTGGACACGGTGGCGCAGCGCCTGCGCCGGGAGGGCTTCACCGAGTTGTTCGAGGCGCAGCGCTGGCCGGGACACTCCGGTGACTACTTCACGGTGCGGTCGGGATCGATCGTGGCCTGGCGCGGCGGCGATGCGGACGCCTTTCGGGTAATCGGTGCGCACACGGACAGTCCGAATCTGCGGGTGAAGGCCAACGCCGACCGTGTGCAAGCGGGGTGGCCCATGGTGGCGCTGGAGCCCTACGGCGGCGCCTGGGTGCAGACCTGGCTGGATCGTGACCTGGGTTTGTCCGGTCGGGTGCTGGTGCGCGACGGGGATGCGGTGCGGTCCACACTGATTCGCATCGACCAGCCGATCCTTCGCGTGCCGAATCTGGCGATTCACATGGTGAGCGCCGAGGAGCGCAAGAAATGGGTGATCGACCCGCAGTGGCATGTGAACTCGGTGTGGAGCGGTGAACACGGCTTCGCCGAGTACATCGCCGAGCAGCTGGGCGTCGCCCCGGCCGATGTCCTGGGGCGCGATCTGATGGCACACGATCTGACCGCGGCGGCGCTGATCGGTCCCGATGAAAGCCTGGTCAGTGCTCCCCGTTTGGACAACCAGGCCAGTTGCTATGCCGGCTTGGAGGCATTCCTGGCCGCCGAATCCAGCTCGACTACGGTGCTTGCGCTCTTCGACCACGAGGAGATCGGCTCGGTTTCCGATCACGGTGCGCACTCGGATCTGCTGTCGACGGTGCTGGAGCGGATAGTATTGTCCAGCAACGGAACCCGAGAGGATTTTCTGAGACATGCAGCCGCCTCGCTGATGGTGTCGGCCGATATGGCGCACGCGACCCACCCGAACTATCCGGATCGGCACGAACCGGGTCACCAGATCGCCGTCAATGCCGGACCGGTGATCAAAATTCATCCGAACGTCCGTTACGCCACCGACGGCCGGGGTACGGCGACCTTCGCCCTGGCATGTGAGCGTGCCGGTGTTCCTTTCCAACGATACGAACATCGGGCAGACATGCAGTGCGGCTCGACCATCGGTCCCTTCGCGGCGTCACACACCGGCATGGTCACCGTGGACGTGGGAGCTGCCACCCTCGCCATGCACTCGATACGCGAGTTGATGGGCGCGCACGACGTGCCGATGTATTCCGATGCACTGCAGGCGTTTCTGGAGCTTCCTGCTACATCGTGA
- a CDS encoding DoxX family protein has translation MSVTSTFSEKSSPEKIGIALSGIILLFLLFDALPKIFGAEVVRKATEELGFPPYQTALIGWVLLACTIVWAIPRTSVLGAIGLTAYLGGAVTIDMHEEAWFPVIFAIGFGLLIWAAMILRRRELLKVLIG, from the coding sequence ATGTCCGTCACATCCACATTCAGCGAGAAATCCTCGCCGGAGAAGATCGGTATCGCACTGAGCGGCATCATCCTGTTGTTCCTGCTGTTCGATGCGCTGCCGAAGATCTTCGGGGCAGAGGTCGTCCGCAAGGCCACCGAGGAACTGGGCTTTCCGCCGTATCAGACCGCGCTCATCGGCTGGGTGTTGTTGGCGTGCACCATCGTGTGGGCCATCCCGCGGACATCGGTGCTCGGCGCGATCGGGTTGACGGCCTACCTGGGTGGCGCGGTCACCATCGACATGCACGAGGAAGCGTGGTTCCCGGTCATTTTCGCGATCGGCTTCGGACTGCTGATCTGGGCGGCGATGATCCTGCGCCGCCGTGAGCTGTTGAAGGTGTTGATCGGCTAG
- a CDS encoding Rv0804 family intramembrane glutamic endopeptidase, producing MSSRVRAVALAVVLVAWPAVLERFPQRWRPLIGAGASTALAATVGTPLGLRHPQLGVGMRLGGVAASVVAVAVGASPALKPVRTSMRQRDIDLHPAVWLGLHIPVGTVWSEELAFRGVLQPMAVEAFDRALGVVVQAVAFGFAHIRPARAAGDSVPGTVLVTALFGGLLGWLRERSGSLASPVLAHLALNEAGAVAALCVARRNVDSRRESASN from the coding sequence GTGAGCTCCCGTGTTCGCGCCGTGGCTCTGGCCGTCGTGCTCGTGGCATGGCCGGCGGTGCTGGAACGGTTCCCGCAGCGCTGGCGGCCATTGATCGGCGCGGGCGCGAGTACCGCACTCGCGGCGACGGTGGGGACTCCCCTGGGTCTGCGGCACCCGCAGCTGGGGGTGGGTATGCGGCTCGGCGGGGTCGCCGCGTCGGTCGTCGCGGTTGCCGTCGGTGCGTCGCCGGCGCTGAAGCCGGTGCGCACCTCGATGCGTCAGCGCGATATCGACCTTCATCCCGCGGTGTGGTTGGGTTTGCACATTCCGGTGGGCACCGTGTGGTCGGAGGAACTCGCCTTCCGCGGCGTGCTGCAACCGATGGCCGTCGAGGCATTTGACCGCGCTCTGGGCGTCGTGGTCCAGGCCGTGGCGTTCGGGTTCGCCCATATCCGGCCCGCCCGCGCTGCAGGTGACTCAGTACCCGGGACAGTGCTGGTCACCGCGTTGTTCGGCGGGCTGTTGGGTTGGTTGCGGGAACGATCGGGGAGCCTTGCCTCGCCGGTGCTGGCCCACCTCGCGCTCAACGAGGCCGGTGCGGTGGCCGCTCTGTGTGTCGCGCGGCGCAATGTCGACTCACGGCGAGAAAGTGCGAGCAACTGA
- a CDS encoding Dyp-type peroxidase has protein sequence MPDPVPQAVLEPLSSSAIFLVVTVNEGSEQAIHDALPELSGLAKAIGFRDPARRLSLVTAIGSDAWDRLFSGPRPLRLSPFQEVRGDRHVAPSTPGDLLFHIRASTMDRCFELATRIISALAGAVTVADEVHGFQYFDNRDLLGFVDGTENPDGDEAASAALVGAEDPDFVGGSYVHVQKYLHNMAAWSALTVNEQEKVIGRTKLDDIEFDDAVKPPNSHVALNVIEDEEGNELQILRRNMPFGELGKAEFGTYYIAYSRTPDVTERMLHNMFVGDPVGNTDRILDFSTAVTGGLFFAPSADFLDAPPPLPTHTATKSTQYPGSLSIGSLKGTSS, from the coding sequence GTGCCCGATCCCGTCCCACAAGCCGTCCTGGAACCGCTGTCCTCGTCAGCCATATTCCTCGTGGTGACCGTCAACGAGGGCTCCGAGCAGGCGATTCATGACGCTCTGCCCGAGCTGTCCGGACTGGCGAAGGCCATCGGGTTCCGCGACCCGGCGCGCCGATTGTCGCTGGTCACCGCAATCGGATCGGATGCCTGGGATCGACTCTTCTCCGGCCCGCGCCCGCTGCGGCTGTCGCCGTTCCAGGAGGTGCGCGGGGACCGACATGTCGCACCGTCCACGCCCGGCGACCTGTTGTTTCATATCCGCGCCTCCACCATGGACCGGTGTTTCGAACTGGCCACCCGCATCATCAGCGCCCTGGCGGGCGCGGTGACCGTCGCGGACGAGGTACACGGCTTCCAATACTTCGACAACCGCGACCTCCTGGGATTTGTCGACGGCACCGAAAATCCCGACGGCGACGAGGCCGCCTCGGCCGCCCTGGTCGGCGCCGAGGACCCCGATTTCGTCGGCGGCAGTTACGTGCACGTGCAGAAGTACCTGCACAACATGGCGGCCTGGAGCGCCCTGACCGTCAACGAGCAGGAGAAGGTGATCGGGCGCACCAAACTCGACGACATCGAATTCGACGATGCCGTCAAACCGCCGAATTCGCATGTGGCACTGAACGTCATCGAGGACGAAGAAGGCAACGAGCTGCAGATCCTCCGGCGGAACATGCCCTTCGGAGAGCTCGGAAAGGCCGAATTCGGTACGTATTACATCGCGTACTCGCGCACCCCGGATGTCACGGAACGCATGCTGCACAACATGTTTGTCGGCGACCCGGTGGGGAACACCGACCGCATCCTGGATTTCTCCACCGCGGTGACCGGTGGGTTGTTCTTCGCCCCGTCGGCCGACTTCCTCGACGCACCACCGCCGCTACCCACCCATACGGCCACGAAATCCACCCAATACCCAGGGTCCCTATCGATCGGCAGCCTGAAAGGAACGTCGTCATGA